The proteins below come from a single Deltaproteobacteria bacterium genomic window:
- a CDS encoding acyl-CoA thioesterase, which yields MRAFEHRHVVGFEETNLVGNVYYANHVRWQGRVRELFLREHAPEILDLIQDGLALVTLRVSCEYYLELAAFDEIVIRMRLASLSPHRMSLVFEYLRASDSGDELAARGEQDLACMRRRDGRVEPEPWPESLREALRPFTGP from the coding sequence ATGCGGGCGTTTGAGCACCGCCACGTGGTCGGCTTCGAGGAGACCAACCTGGTCGGCAACGTGTACTACGCCAACCACGTTCGCTGGCAGGGGCGTGTACGGGAGCTGTTCCTGCGCGAACATGCCCCCGAGATCCTCGATCTCATCCAGGATGGCCTGGCGCTCGTCACTCTCCGCGTGAGCTGCGAGTACTACCTGGAGCTCGCGGCCTTCGACGAGATCGTGATCCGCATGCGGCTGGCGAGCCTCTCGCCCCACCGCATGAGCCTGGTCTTCGAGTACCTCCGCGCCTCCGACTCCGGAGATGAGCTGGCTGCGCGCGGAGAGCAGGATCTGGCCTGCATGCGGCGGCGCGACGGAAGGGTCGAGCCGGAGCCCTGGCCCGAGTCACTGCGCGAGGCGCTCCGGCCCTTCACGGGGCCGTGA